Proteins encoded in a region of the Triticum dicoccoides isolate Atlit2015 ecotype Zavitan chromosome 3A, WEW_v2.0, whole genome shotgun sequence genome:
- the LOC119269924 gene encoding 2-C-methyl-D-erythritol 4-phosphate cytidylyltransferase, chloroplastic-like, whose product MELRLCLHLHPHARPPSAPTPPPCPAAVLLPASRRGRRLRIGGSCGVAPRRSTRRSHSAICAAEPGGAQGGEAVKERSVSVVLLSGGQGKRMGANMPKQYLPLLGVPIALHSLKTFCGMKEVKEVVVVCDPSYKNLFEGSVENLQIPIKFTTPGKERQDSVFNGLQEIDGDSELVCVHDSARPLVSSEDVKKVIEDAAVHGAAVLGVPVKATIKEANSDSFVVKTLDRKTLWEMQTPQVMKPNLLKDGFELVKRDGLEVTDDVSIVECLKHPVYITEGSYTNIKVTTPDDMLLAERLMNDK is encoded by the exons ATGGAGCTCCGCCTCTGCCTCCACCTCCACCCGCACGCGCGGCCCCcttccgccccgacgccgcctccatGCCCCGCGGCCGTGCTGCTTCCCGCgtcccgccgcggccgccgcctgcGGATTG GTGGGAGCTGCGGGGTTGCTCCGCGGCGGAGCACGAGGCGTTCGCATTCAGCCATCTGCGCTGCTGAACCGGGCGGCGCGCAG GGCGGGGAGGCTGTCAAGGAGAGGAGCGTCTCGGTGGTCCTCTTGTCCGGAGGGCAAGGAAAGAGAATGGGG GCCAATATGCCTAAGCAGTATCTACCATTACTGGGAGTACCAATTGCACTGCACAG TTTAAAGACATTCTGTGGAATGAAGGAAGTGAAAGAAGTCGTGGTGGTGTGTGATCCATCCTACAAAAATTTATTTGAAG GTTCTGTTGAAAACTTGCAAATACCTATTAAATTTACAACCCCGGGAAAAGAGAGACAAGACTCTGTTTTTAATGGACTTCAG GAAATTGATGGAGATTCAGAACTTGTTTGTGTCCATGATTCTGCAAGACCCTTGGTATCCTCTGAAGATGTAAAAAAG GTCATAGAAGATGCTGCGGTGCATGGAGCAGCTGTTCTTGGTGTGCCTGTCAAAGCTACTATAAAGGAG GCCAACAGCGATTCTTTCGTCGTAAAAACCCTCGATAGGAAAACCCTCTGGGAGATGCAAACTCCACAG GTGATGAAGCCTAATTTGCTCAAAGATGGTTTCGAGCTTGTTAAGAG GGATGGCCTTGAGGTCACTGATGATGTTTCCATCGTAGAATGCTTGAAACATCCTGTTTATATCACTGAGGGCTCTTATACAAACATCAAG GTGACTACTCCTGATGACATGCTCTTAGCTGAGCGTTTGATGAACGATAAATAG